The Panthera leo isolate Ple1 chromosome C2, P.leo_Ple1_pat1.1, whole genome shotgun sequence genome window below encodes:
- the LOC122198804 gene encoding proline-rich protein 23A-like — MGSRPRSPSAYPAPCPGPPSGGPGPAKRSRTEELAGLEGLEGPPAAGALTSVVVLAMGCVLQMSLDDVDLVLEPEPTSVLQVSVGELTLLLVPEALLRSGEQGHSLVGLEPGAFLGAPGHDVAVEQGFFHASVPQMVPQEEAYEEDADPAFLPPRMDPAAGSIAGLRPCAGSVANPQPVGQVLEPRSWAPTPSPERRSSFRYFNLDVHLLEPFPNSPLQPLPPSPSPGPHARPQRPPGPSRKARRRLFQE, encoded by the coding sequence ATGGGCAGCCGGCCCCGCAGCCCCAGCGCTTACCCTGCGCCCTGTCCCGGACCGCCGTCCGGAGGACCCGGCCCCGCCAAGCGCAGCCGAACCGAGGAGCTTGCAGGCCTGGAAGGCCTGGAGGGGCCCCCGGCCGCCGGTGCCCTTACCTCAGTGGTGGTCCTGGCCATGGGATGTGTCCTGCAGATGTCCCTGGACGACGTCGACCTGGTGCTCGAGCCCGAGCCAACGTCGGTCCTGCAAGTGTCTGTCGGAGAGCTCACCCTGCTGCTGGTCCCCGAGGCCCTCCTGCGCTCAGGAGAGCAGGGCCACTCGCTTGTCGGCCTGGAACCCGGCGCTTTCCTGGGCGCGCCCGGGCACGACGTCGCCGTCGAGCAAGGATTCTTCCACGCATCTGTCCCACAGATGGTCCCCCAAGAAGAGGCCTACGAGGAAGACGCGGACCCCGCGTTCCTGCCGCCTCGGATGGACCCTGCAGCCGGCTCCATCGCTGGGCTCCGCCCCTGCGCGGGAAGCGTGGCCAACCCCCAACCTGTGGGCCAGGTACTAGAGCCCCGGTCTTGGGCCCCCACTCCTAGCCCAGAGAGACGCTCTTCTTTCCGCTACTTCAACCTGGACGTCCACCTTCTGGAGCCCTTCCCCAACTCGCCACTCCAACCTCTACCTCCCTCTCCGAGTCCAGGTCCCCACGCGCGCCCCCAGCGCCCTCCGGGTCCTTCTCGCAAGGCCCGGAGACGCCTGTTCCAGGAATGA